gctccatacagctagTCCGGCATACTCCAAGTCTCTGGATGGAGAcccaaaatgatttgaaaagacattattctCTTTTTAAAGCTGATATCTATACATTCACATACTGTTGGAGACTTCTGGACACTTGGACTAcaccagacaagctgtatggagccagtatatgttaatattttcagctgcttttttaatcaagttttTAAACATGTCCCCACGTTGTTCAGTTgcttaggagaatgctgcgacgttgttttgctgtgaagctccacgGATGTTTTGTGCACTATAAAAtttcatctgactttccatctgcatgggGATGGGCAGATAATGAGAATTTAAATTTCAGGGTGAATTCATCCTTTAAGGTGTAATATTGCTTGCTAGTTTTAAGCTGACAAcaatacacaaacaaagaacTCAATGTGTCCCACGTCTCACAATGTAAGACATCCATGTTGTGGGAGAAGATGTGAATTAGAATGATGTAATCTTATAATGCATTACcaatatgaatattttatgaTTAGTTCTAATGTGACTTTGGCTTCTATATGTACATCCTGCTGTCTCTTCTTTCAAAACAAAGTGAGGATGGGTATAGGGCTGTTATAGGGCTAATGCTCTAAGACGCAAAGAgtagatttcttttttacagaGCTCAAAGggtgctgaaaaaaatcttgGAAATTTGATATAATCATGAAACAATGTTTCCCTGGAGAAATGGAATGTGAACAATTGTATTGGCTTGTAATTTCATCAGCCATTTCACCCCCTTGCACAATGAAAGAGCTGTAGAGACTTGCTGTTGACGGTGGAAATCAGGTCATGTGACAGTGAAGTGGTTCTGGAGActcacagtgactcagcagtTTGACAACAGTGCTTCCTCTCCAGCCTGTCGCACTGAGAACACTTTTCATTTTGCTTTACAATGCACTCAGCATCATAGGACATAAAAAGGTCAGATACAGAGCAGCATCTATAAGAGCTGACtttttctctgtgaaaaaaCTTTTAACTCATGGGCTAGTGTGGTGCAGATTTGacatctcagaggaaaacatcGTCCTTCTTACCCGACAATATTTGCCGGACAGATTTAGTAACTAGTTCGTCACATTGTAGGCTCTCATAACCTTCTTGTCCAGTGAAcaactgttgatttttttgaaTATTTCTGATAAACTGAAGGATAAAGTGTGTATGTATTGGTTGAGAAAATTCCCCTACTAGGTACACAGCCCTGAAGCTTAATAAACTGCTGAAAAGCCTGCTTACATCAGCTGGAGAATGCATCCCGGCAAAGcttaaaaaagcttttttcacAGGACAGTAACAATACaaatgatgatcttatagaatgTGATGCATGGCTGTAGATTAGACtaaagtagttaaaatgagctcaatCTTAATCatctacagaaataaacataCATACTAATCCAGCAGGGTTAATTCCAGAAACATCAGATATGATATTAAACCACTGACAGGGGACATTTTACTGCACAATGAGTACTTTTAGTTTTGATCCTTTAAGTCACCGTTGCTGATAAAAGCACTTTGGTTTATTTAAAGGAAAGGAATACTTTTTTATAGCACTGTGTCAAATGTGCATTTAAGACAAGACTGTCTAACAGGATGCTAACAGGACTTCAGTTGTTAGACGTACAAGACCTTTAAACATACTTAACATTTCACCTCCATCTGGctgagtactactgcatatgtgaaatgCCCTCTAAAGCactttgtggctccagaggaggctgcatgtaatctgataaaactGCCTCCAGTGGTCAGTCTGGATGTTGCATTCTGGGTAGAAAGGAGGAAGATTGCGTGGAATCAATATGATGCTATCTCCGGTACTTCTGTGCCAAAtctgatcaggtttttttttttaaactgtccataacaAATGCAGCTGTGCTAATGAATGTGATGCTAGAATgttggactgcttttcaaaacttggcttctacattacccacaatgcagcttggcatcactggaggcaattttcAGATCACCTGCAGCTTTCCCTGGAGCCACTAAAGGCTTTAGACTACCTCTTCCGAAAGTGCAGTGGTACTCCTCTAGATCTGTTAAAAACACCCcataatgtgtaaaatgtcGTCTACAGTGCCAGCATCGGCCGTGAGACCCATGTGAGGGCACGTTGTCGGTTCACTGAAGCATTCAAGCTAATACAAATAAAAGTCGCTATCTAGGTATTCACAAGAAATGTTCTGGCATTTTCAGTATCTACCTTTTGTATTAACAGTGTGTATAAAAAAGCCTTGGTGAGAGTCTGTGTTGACTTTCCTTttgtacagagacgtttctttaTATTCTAACAGTGCGCTCTCACATTTTAGAAAACCTAATTATGTGTCAGGACTTttgcacaacacaaacactgaactaaaatatcaaaatgttgcCAAAGTCTATTCATTCATGTGTTTGGTCCATGTGGAGTTTTTCCTAGCACTACAATTTaatctgtcactgcagcaacatTATCTGGTCTCATAATCATTAATTTCATGTGGTTCTCTCCAACCTGAATGTAAGTCTACAAATAGGCGGTGCAATTTAGAAACCAGGCCAGTGTGAGCTGTTGGGAGTGTGTAGAAGACACAGTAGACGGTGTGAAACATCCCCATCTGGTGGAGGGAGTTCAGTtagaagatgtaaagaaaagagTCTCCACAGTTGAAGACCGAAATATAAAAGAGAGCTTTATTGACAagtcaaaaaacatttcttgaggtttcaaaaaatctgcaaaagctgaaaaacaaaaacaaggacTGGGCCGTAGCGTCTTCACCTCTTCTTGAAGCCATACTTCTTCCTTTCATAGAACAGATCTGTTTTGGAGCTGCCAAGATTCACAATCTTAGGACAGCCATCccgctgtaaaaaaaacagagaggagaggacgccagttaaaaaaaacagtttcatttTGCTCcatgacaaatacaaaaaagaaagaagtgaagCGTGACACTCACATCTTTCTCCTGAATGGTGCACTCTTTACAGTAGTAGGCATCAGACACGCCGGGTCCTCCGCAGATGACGCAGCGCCCCTGGTAGGAGCCGTAGTTACACTCATCGCAGATGCGCACCAGTGTGCACGGCCTCACATAGGAGTCACAGATGACACATTTTCCATCACCTGGGAGGAGAAAAGATGGATTAGAGGATTGAAAAATGTAGTATTTGTATAGTATGATGGAATGTTTAtcaagaaaaagcaaaaacaatgaataaCTGAAGTGTGTCACAGCTGCAACCTGTATTATTTTAAGGTATATGGGCATAATGGGCAATTGGAAAAGGTCAAACAGGGTTTTTAGAGATAATCTTTTGTTTACATTGACTTAAATAATCAAATGTGCTTGTTTGGGTGTTTGTCAATGTAAAGCAGCCACAATTCTTTTTCGATTGACAATTCAGTCTTTGAAATAGCAGACATGAGCACAAGATGTCTTCAACTCAATGAGGTGTCTTTGTTCTGCTGCTTGTTCTTCCGGCGGCTGTATCACAAAGGACATAATGTACGCTTTATAGTGTTTATGAGAAACTGTGTGATGCAGCATTTTACAGCGCGGAGTATCTTGAATTGAAATATCACAACAAAACTAGAATCAATTCACTTTAGGTTCATCAGGTGCCAAATCCATCCAGCATAACTCCAATGGCACCTCTGTAGTCAAGTGTTTATAGGGATGCCAATGGTTTATCAATACAGCAGGTTAATATTGTTTGTAAAAGACATGAAACTACACTTATTCTTTTAACTATGATTGGCTTTTGGAGCTGTGGTTTAGGTGTGAACAATTGTCTGATTAAATGCTTATTTAGACCCAACGTTGTTGCTACATATGCAAAAGTGAGGACAACATGGACCAAAACTTACAGCAGCAGGCGTTATTTTTAATGTAAGCTTCGGTGAAAACACACCACTGTTAAAATATTCAATTTGTTATAATATTCACGGCTGGATATACTTACACTTCTCGCAAAGTCTCCCGATAGCTGCggaatgaaaacaaagcagtcagtcagtctgagtGACCAGGCTAACTAATTCACACACATCGCTTTGCTAGATTCGAGACAATAATGTGTAACTTACCCTCTTCATATTTACACATACAAGTTAGGACAGTTCTGTAAACCTGTAACATTAGTCTTTCTGGCGACCTAAAGTTGTAGACATGTCTATGCTAGCTCCATACTTTCAATGAAATCCATGCTGTTACCGTTAGCATAGCGGCTAATTGTATCTCGAGCTAAACGACAACAGACGACATTAAGCTGCAGCAAAAATACCAATATTACGTGACGTGCGAAACGAAATAGGTTAAGTCTTACCGACACCGGCCTGTTTTCTGCAAAAGATTAAATCTGGATGATGTTTGGCCATCGTCGGCTAACATGGGAACGTAAGGCGAGCGCTGCAGTGTCGagtgaactttgaactctgacCACTAAACTTAGTAGTTGTAGTTGCATTACCGCCACCTAGCGTCTCCAAAAGGAAATAACAAAGAGAACGATGCTCCTCCATAGACATATACAGATTTATAGATATGTCTTTGGATCTCTCCATATCCGcctttttgtattttatcaGAAACTACGTGTTTATAAAACAAGTGTTGgaataacatatatatattttttttaaataacaacataacaataaaaagaagaaataaaataaaatgtcctttCAGCTTTATACAAATCAATCACATATGAAATATCTACTTTTCATAGGAaaatttaaatttgtattttggCTAATGTAAAAACGATTTCAAACTGATACTGACGCATTTTAAGTTTAACTCACATTTCGAGAGCAATCTAAATATAAGATGTAACCGACGTAAATATTTTGTCCCTACAGGACCTGCGAGACCGCGGCTTAAATACACGTGACGTCACCACGGACCGACACATCTTTGTCAGTGAACAAAATGGCAACCTACTGTCTCACTGTCGCCCGGCTCCAGGTAAGGGACCAAAATGCTCTATTTCTACCATATTTATTAACTAGTGAAGGATGTCACCTGCTATACATGTAATGTAACGTTAACATGACCTAATTAAACCTGTAAGAGCGGTTTCTAATGATAAATAAGCTGTGGAACAGTCACCGGTTAGCTGGCCAGGTCATCGTGTCCTGACTGCTGCACTGAACGCATTCAGTTTGTAACAGCTGGTTTGCCACTGGATTAATAAAATACGTGTAATGTTTTTATCAAGGATATATTACCGACGTCCTCGGTCCTTAAATGAACATTGCTGGGTTCGCCTAAGACACGGAGTTTGGTGTCTAGTAGCAAGGTTAACCACAAGGTTAGAGCTCCCAGCAGCCTCACAGGTGATCAGCgtgtaaaagacagaaaacacgtTTGTGGAAATGAAGCAAATAACACATCAGACAATATCTAACCTATCTATTTTATATTAAGCCACGATAAAgcaatttattcagtctgtcTTACAGTTTTAACCGATGCTGACAGGATTCTGTTGCTGACCTATTGATAAGGGCGCACCATATGTCTAAACTCCCAATGTCTGAACCAAAAGTTAACTTTGAGTCTGTTCGAGTTCACTTTGACATCTACTTTGAACTGGGTGATAGAGAAGGAAAGCAGATCACCAAAGCACCCTTCTCTAATGACGACGTAATACACAAACTACACTCTTAAAACTAAAAATCACATGTATTTCAGTTAATGACACTGGCTAGACTGAATAATGACAAGAATACACTCATTTGTATAGTCATTTTCAGCTGGAGTTGTCAGCTGTTTGTGAAATTCTTTGAGGACCTtgagcgaaaaaaaaaacaaaaaccctgtGCATTATAACTCATAAAGTGACTCAGGCCAGCTTCTGTTTAAACCTTTCTTTTGGCTCTTATTTATGTCAAAACAATGTATTAGCTGCTGAAAAAGCTCCCTAAGTGACTGACAGCAACTCTCTGCTATAAGCATCTTGACAGCAAACGTCAGCAGATTAATGGTTGTAGTTTCAGCTGCTCAGTGTCACTTCTTTCCCTGAATGTCAGCTAATCCTTAACGCCTTGTCTGGTCCTTGAAGAACTGAagttgtttcagtgtttgttctctTGTGTGTCTGCTTTGATGGCatattcatttatctatttGGAAGGAGCCATTTCAACAGGCTTGCTTTATTCTGGAagtattttgttttacaaatgCTGTCAGCGAGCAGTAGTCTCCTGGCAGTAAATCAGTAGCTTTTATGGGTTAAGGGCACCTTAACAGTAGCTTGGTCCAGGAACTTTATTCAGCCCTTGTCCTTATGTCCCCTCATCTAATGTGAACAGTGCACAATGTAAACCCAGTCCCACAAACTCATCTGAAAATAGAATGATGTAGCTTCTCTAACATATGTAATCATCAATAAATTGGCAGGGAAgatgtcaaaaatgttttaggTGACTTGAGTTGGCATCTCCACTGTTGTATTTGTGGTCGGCCATCATGTTGACCTGGGATCACCCTGATATCTGAGGCTTGGGAGTGAACTGCCACGCTGCATTGCATTCACACGCTGACTTCCAGTCATTCTTCCATGCGAATACAGCTGTACTACAAGTAAAATATTTTCTCAATCTGCTCTCTCGGTTCTATTTCCCAAGaagatttttaaaagaaaaatataaaatcgatacaaaaatgtaaaaaaagatcCTTTGAGTGAGGGCTAATCTATTTGTTTAACCTGATAATGTTTATGTTGCCAACATCTCCAGCTGGCTCTGGGCCATGGTGTACGGCGCCTGCATGTATCAGCAGCCTACAGAGCCAAGGCCAGTGTGTCTATGAGCCGCTTCGAGCCATCTTCCTTCGTCAACTACGAGAGGCTCCAATCCAACGTAGACATTGTGCGAAAAAGGTCAGTGTGTTCCCCGTCAACTCTACTCTATATTTGCTCTGAATCACGTCACTGAttccacaaacacactgttatcGGTGCGAATGTTTAATCTCTAGGGTTTGTTTGCCCTTTACCACAGATTTTCTTTCCATCACAGTTGTAGCCCTTTTACTAACTGTAGTCAGCCGGTTGTTCGTaagagggtgtgtgtttgtaaaggACAGACACGGTTATGTGGTGAATGTGAAGATTATTGGCTTCTGTTTGTTCAGGCCTGTAATTACTCCTGAAGTTTAGACTTGAATACACTGCTAATTATAGGACCACACAATGAAGAAATGTATTGTTGGATGAAAAACAACTTTATGATTTTACTTTAACCAGAAGAGGAAACTTACAATATTTTACTTTTGATcctataacataacataacataacataacataatactATAAACTTCATGTTTCCacagtaatgttgttttttgtatgtaaaaacaaaacgactaatttgtttataaatgttttaaatattgtaACTTTATTCTTATCATCTTGCTTTTGCCCTGCTGAAACTTCCTCTCACATGGCAGGGACCTAATATGAATAAACTTGTATATTCTATTATCTGTCCAGACTCAACCGCCCCCTTACCCTGTCAGAGAAGATCGTGTACGGCCACCTCGATGACCCCCACAACCAAGAGATTGACCGCGGCCGCACTTACCTGCGACTGCGTCCCGACCGCGTGGCCATGCAAGATGCCACCGCCCAGATGGCGATGCTCCAGTTCATCAGCAGCGGCCTGCCCAGGGTGGCTGTGCCCTCCACCATCCACTGTGATCACCTGATCGAGGCCCAGACTGGAGGAGTGAAGGATCTGGCCAGAGCAAAGGTGAGGGATCTTATTTTTGAACAGCAAGTATCTCTCATGAGTAACATTGTAATGAGTTGCTAACATGTGTTGTCATGATTCCCCTTCTAGGAAATCAACCAGGAAGTCTACAACTTTCTGGCAAGTGCTGGAGCAAAATATGGAGTAGGCTTCTGGAAACCAGGCTCTG
Above is a genomic segment from Sparus aurata chromosome 20, fSpaAur1.1, whole genome shotgun sequence containing:
- the phf5a gene encoding PHD finger-like domain-containing protein 5A, coding for MAKHHPDLIFCRKQAGVAIGRLCEKCDGKCVICDSYVRPCTLVRICDECNYGSYQGRCVICGGPGVSDAYYCKECTIQEKDRDGCPKIVNLGSSKTDLFYERKKYGFKKR